The sequence TGGCCGATCATCCGGACCAGGCCTCGGTGCAGGACTCGGAATCCGACGGAACCGTGACCTTGAAGCTGGTCGTGGCCGAGGAGGACAAGGGCAAGATCATCGGCAAGAAGGGCAAGGTGATCAAGGCCATCCGGTCCCTCGTGGGCGCGGCCGGGGCCAAGGCGCAGAAGAAGACGGTGGTGGACATCGACTGAGGCCGAAGAAGACCATGCGCATCGACGTGGTGACGCTGTTCCCGGAGATGTTCGAGCCCGTTCTGGGCGCGAGCATCGTGGGCCGCGCCCGCGCGCGCGGGCTGCTCGAGCTGGGGACCGTCAACCCGCGCGACTTCGCCCCGGACCGGCACCGGACCGTCGACGACCGGCCCTTCGGCGGCGGCGCGGGCATGGTGCTCAAGGCCGAGCCCCTCTACCGCGCCATCGAGAGCGTGCGCCGGCCAGGCAGCCGCGTGGTCTACCTCTCGCCGCAGGGCCGAAGATTCGACGCGGCCGCCGCGCGGCGGCTGGCCCGGGAGAAGCACCTGGTCCTGGTCTGCGGCCATTACGAGGGCGTCGACGAGCGGGTCCTGCGCTGCTGCGACGAGGAGCTGTCGGTCGGGGACTTCGTGCTCACGGGCGGGGAACTCCCGGCTATGATGGTGGCCGACGCCGTGGCGCGGCTCATCTGCGGCGTGCTCAAGAAGGAGGACGCGACGCTCAAAGAGTCCTTCGAGGCTGGGCTGTTGGAGCATCCGCACTACACCCGGCCGCGGGTCTGGAAGGGCCGCAAGGTGCCTGAGGCCCTGCTGTCCGGAGACCACCGGATTTGTTGAAGACTAGCACATAAGCACATAGGAGACGAGTTATGATGGTGGCAGCAGAACAGGCGAAGAAGCAGTTCCCGGATTTCCGTCCGGGCGACACGATCAAGGTTCACATCAAGGTCGTGGAAGGCGACAGCGAGCGCGTCCAGGTCTTCGAGGGCACGTGCTTGGGGCGGCGGGGCCGCGGCGACGGAGCCAGCTTCACCGTGCGCAAGGTGTCCTTCGGCGTGGGCGTGGAGCGGACCTTCCCCCTGTTCTCCCCGCACATCGAGAAGATCGAGGTGACCATGTCCGGCAGGGTCCGGCGGGCCAAGCTCTACTATCTGCGGGGCTTGAGCGGCCGCGCGGCGCGCGTCGACGAGATCAGCCGCGAGACTCCCGAGGCAGGCCCGAAGGCGGCCCCGGCGTCCGAGGCCCCCGCCGCAGGCGCGGCGCAGGCCGAAAAGGCCAAGCCCGCGGCGGCTCCGGCGCCGGCCCACAGCGAGACCGGCAAGTCCCATTCCACGGACGCCAAGCCGGGCAAGGCGGCCGCGGTCAAGGCCGGTTCCACGGCCAAGTAGTCCGACCGTGGCCGCTTGCGCGGGCCATCGGTTCGATGCCACCCTGCGCGCCTCTCGGCGCGCGGGGTGGCTTATTGGCGTCGATGAAGCCGGCCGGGGCCCCTGGGCCGGACCGGTCGTGGTCGCGGCGGTGCGCTTGGGCGCCAAGGTCCCCAGGGAGCTTCTGGCCGCGCGGGACTCCAAGCTGCTCTCCCCCTCCCGGCGCGAGACTCTCTCCCGCGCCATCCGAGCCCGCGCCGAGGCCGTTTCGGTGGCCTGGTCCCAGCCCCGCGAGATCGAGCGCAGCAACATCCTCGCCGCGACGCTCGGAGCGATGCGTCGGGCCGCGCTGAGAGCCGCCGCGAAGGTCCCGGCCGGCCGCTGCCTCGTGGTGGTGGACGGCAACCGCCCCATCCCGCACCTGCCCCTGGAGCAGGTCGCCGTCGTGGATGGCGACCGGCTGTCTCTGGCCGTCTCCTGCGCGAGCATCGTCGCCAAGGTGGTGCGCGACCGTTGGATGCGCAGGCTCGACCGCCGCTATCCCGGCTACGGCTTGGCGCGGCACAAGGGCTACGGCACGGCCGAGCATCGCGAGGCCTTGGCTCGGCTGGGGCCGGCGCGGGTCCACCGGTACACGTTCGCCCCCGTCCGCGAATCGCTCCCCGCATGAGCCGGGAGGCGGGCGCGCGGGCGGAACGCTTGGCCGAAGAGTTCCTCCGGGGACGCGGCATGCGCATCTTGGCGCGCAACTTTCGCACCCGTTTCGGGGAGATCGACCTGGTGGCCCAGGACGGTGAGACCGTGGTCTTCGTCGAGGTGCGCTCCCGGTCCAGCGACGCCTTCGGCTCGCCGCAGGAGACCGTGACCGCGGCCAAGCGCCGGCGCATCATCCGCACCGCGCAGGCCTACGCGCAGAGCCGCCGCCTCGACGCCCCCCTGCGCTTCGACGTGGTCGCGCTGTCTCCGCAAGGGACCCTCCACATCCCCGCCGCCTTCGACGCCACGGGGTACGCGTGACCATCCACGTCTACTACGAGCACAAGTGCGCGGGCTGCCAGGCCTTCTACATCCCGTACGCTCCGGGGGTGGCCTGCCCCAAGTGCGGCCGCCAGGAGGCGGAGGTCTTCGACTTCATCCCCCAGGCCGCGGCGTCCTTGCGCTTCAACCTGCAGAGCACCGGCAGCTACCTGCCCCCGGCCTGGTACGTGGGCTCGCTGGGAGACCATTGCCTGCGTCTGCTCTTCGCCGTCTTCGAGGCCTACCGCACCCGCCCGGTCCAAGGCGAGAGCTTCGCCGACTGCCTGGAGCGCAAGCTCGCGGCGCTGGAGTGGGGAGAGCAGTCCTACCTCCTCGGCCATGTGCGCGACATCGCCCTGAGGGTCCGCGCCGTCCTGGAGACGCCGTGAACTCCCTGCGCGTGGCTCTATGCGCCTGGGAGATCGGCCGGCTGAGGTCGGGCTTCGGCACCAAGGTCGGCGGCCTGGGCGGCGTGATGGAAGAGCTTCCGGCGGAGCTGGTCAAGGCCGCGGCCCGGCAGGGCCTGCGCCTCGAGATCGAGCTCCTCTCTCCTTGCTTCGCGCATTACGACCGGTCCCGGCTCAAGAAGCTCGCGCTGCGCCCGGCCGCGCGCATCGAGGGGACGTCCTTCGAGTTCGAGGTCTACGAGCACGTGTTCATGGAGCCGGGGGCCGTCCGGAGCCTCTATTTCTGGGACCCGGGCCAGCTGGGCTGGACCGGAGCCCGGGCCGTCTATCCCAACGATCCCTGGATGATGATGAAGCTCTGCGCCGCGGTCTCCCAGGCCATGGCCGGCTACATCCGGCAGGGGGATTTCCAGACCGTGCATCTGCACGACTCCCACGTGGGCCTGGTGCCCCTCTACCTGGGCGACGAGTACCTTAAGGACGTTCCGGTCCATCTTACCTTGCACAACGCCTCCCACCAGGGCGTCTGCCATATCCTGGGCGGCGGCTACGAGACGCTCGACCGCCTCGACCTGCCCGGGGCGAAGCTCTTCCACGAGTACTTCGACTACTTCGACGGCCTCAACGCCGCCAAGGCCTGCATGCTCAAGGTCCACAAGACCGGCGGCCGCGTCACCACCGTCAGCGGGGACCTCGACGGCACGTGGGGCTACGCCGCCGAACTGCGCGAGAGCTACGACTCGCTGCGGCGCCGCGCCTGGCGGCAGAAAGGGGCTCCCCCCGTCGACATCTTCCATCCCAACCGGGGCCTGGACCTCTTCGAGAAGATCCCGGTGGCGGGGATCACCAACGGCCTGGCCGCCAAGAACTGGCCGCAGCATATGCCCGAGTTGCGCTGCGCGCATCTGCGGGCCTTGCAGGAGAGGTCCCCGGCCCCGATCTTCTCCGACCCGGGGGTCCGGGCGGAGCTGCTCTCCCGGGACCACGATTTCGACGCGGACCGCCTGGAGCGCAAGCAGGAGCTTCGCCGCCTGCTCTACCGGGAGGCCTTCGGCCACGACATCTGGGGCTACCCCGCGCTCTTCTGCGCCGTGGGCCGGATGTCGGAGCAGAAGAACTTCCGCGCCATCGCGGCCGTCGTGGAGCGCACGCTCGACTTCGACCCGCAGTCACGCTTCGTGGTCCTGGCCTCGGCGGACGACGGCGAGAAGGGCGTGGAGAGCTGGTTCTTCTCCTTGGCCCGGCGCCATAAGGGGCGGGTCTACTTCAACAACACCTTCAATCAGCCCCTCTCCAAGCTCATCCTGGCCGGCTCGGACTTCGTGCTGATCCCCTCCCGCTTCGAGCCCTGCGGCTTGGTGGACTACGAGGCCGCGCTCCTGGGGACCTTGCCCGTCGTGCGCGCCGTCGGGGGGCTCACCAAGGTCCGGCATTGCGGCTATCTCTACGACTGGCTCGACGTCGGCGATTTTGACGGGGAGTGCAACGCCTTCTTCGGCTCCATCCAAGACGCCTTGCGCGTCTTCCGCCAGGACTATCCCGGGCATGTGCGGCGCATGCGCGCGGCCATGGCCACCGACGCCTCCTGGGACAGCTCCGCGGCCCGGTATGTCGAGCTGTACCGCTACGGCCTCTTGGCCAGGCGCTGGCGCCGCGGCCAGAGCATCGCCGGTTTCATGAAGGAGTTGGGCGAGGACCGGGGCTTGTTCCGCCGTTTCCTGGCCCCGGGCCGCGGCGAGTTCGCCGACCCGCGGGATTTGGCGCTCCGGCAGGCCTTGGACGGTGGCTCATGATCCGCAGAAGCAGATGTCTGTTCGCCGTGGCTTCAGCGCTCTTCGCGTTCGCCCTGGGCCCGGCGCCGAGCCGCGCCCAGAACTACGCGCGCACGGACGACCTGCGCACCCGGCCTCCCGAGCTCTGGTTCCCGTGGCAAGAATACGGCCTGGACCTGCGCGCGGGCGGAGGCTACCTCCAGGGCAACGTCCGGAGCAACAGCTTCTCGGGCGGCGCCGAGTTCACCGCGAAGCTGGCGCGGGACCACCAGGTCTTCCTCGAAGCGGCGGAGGATTACGCTAGGTTCGGCGACAACATCGTCCTGGACAAGACCAAGGGCTCCGTGCTCTACGCCTACTCCGTGCAGCCGCGGTGGAACCTCTTCGCCCTGAGCACGCAGGCCAGGAACAGGTTCCTGCAGGTCCGCTACCGGACCATGAACGGCGGGGGCGTCTGCTACCACAGCTTCCTGCCCGGCTTCGACCACATCCTGGCGAGCTACGCCGTGACGCCGGACTATGAGGCCTTCAACTCCGGCTTGATCCGCCAGACGGTCCGTTCCCAGGCGCGCCTCAATTTCGCCTTCCCGGTCTCTCCGTTCGCCAAGGTGGGTGCCGACTTCATCTACATGCCCTCTTTCTCCGAGTTCGCGAACTACGTGATCTATTCCGAGACGTACCTCCAGCTCAAGGTGACCAAGGACCGACTCTCCTTCAAGATCGCCTTCATCGACGAATATGATTCCCGGCCGTTCGCGGGCATACAGAAGAACGACCGGACTCTGAACTACAGCCTGCTGATGCATTTTGGGAGATAGCATGGATATCGGGATCGGCGTGAGCATGGACTCGGACTCGGCGCAGGCTGCGGCTGAGGCCGTGGCGCAGGCCAAGAAGACGGTGCCCAAGCCGGACCTGGCAGTCGCCTTCGGCTCCATCCATCTGGACCATCAGAAGCTGCACGGGGCGCTCTGCCAGGAGCTGGACGGCTCCATGCTCATGGGCGGGTCCTGCTACGCGCAGATGACCAACGCCGGGGTCTCAAAGGAAGGCTTGGCCGTCCTGCTGCTCTCGCTAGACGGGGCCCGCGTGCGGTTCTCGATGCAGGATATGGGCGCCGACCTGCGCGAGACGGGCCGAGCCTTGGCGCGCGGCCTGCCTGCGGCCCCCCCTTCGCCTTCCCCCTCGCGGCCGCTGGCCCTGGCTTTCGCGGGCATCACCACCGGCCGCGAGCACGAGATGCTCCTCGGCGTCAACGACGTCATCGGCCCGGCCCCTATCTTCGGAGGGCTCTGCTGCGGCGACTACGACCTGGGCATGAGCCATCCCGACTTCTGGACGAACTACCAGTACGCCGGAGCCCGGCTGACGAAGAAGACCGCCCGCTTGGCGCTTTTGGACCTGCCCCAGGAAGGGTTCCGCACGGCCTTCGGCTTCGCGCACGGCTGGCAGCCCGTGGGCCCCGCCGTGGAGCTGAGCAGCTGCGAAGACGGGAAGGTCTACGAGGTCGGCGGGGTCCCGGTCTTCGACTATTATCGCCAGTTCCTCGGGCGGGACCAATCGGACGCCTTCTTCGAGCTCATGGTCCAGCGCTACGGCTTCTCGGTGCTGGTGGAAGGCGACCGGCGCTCCCGGATCAAGCTGCCCGTGGCCTGCGATTTCAAGGAGGGCTGCATCTCTTATTTCCCGGTCGAGGACCTGCAGGGGCGCAAGGCCCAGCTTACGCTGGCCAGCCGCAATGGCCTGCTGGGCGGCGCCCGGGAATCGGCCGAGGGCTGCCTGCGGGCGCTGGGCGGGCAGCGCCCGGACCTGGTCTTCGTGGTCAGCTGCTGTTCCCGCAGCGCCATCCTGCACAGCCGCACCCAGAGGGAGCTCGAGGTCATCCAGTCCGTGTTCGGCCGGGACGTCCCGGTCTTCGGCTACTACTCGGGCGGCGAGTTCGGCCCCTGCCTCAACCGCTACGAGGATATCGTCGACCCCGCGCAGCCTCTGAGCGGTTCTCAGTATCACACGACCACGGTGTGCATCATGGCCTTGAAGGGCCCCCAGCCGGCGCGGGCCAGCATCCCGTCTCCGGCGGCGCTGAGCCGCGGCTCCGGCGATGAAGCCGCCGGCCTGCGCAGGCTCCTGGCGCAGAGCGAGGAGATCCACGACGACTCGGAGAAGTTCCTGGCCAACCTCAGCCGCAAGTCCTATCTGGACGGGGAGAGCCTGCGCCAGCAGAACGAGGTCATCCACCGCTACACCCCGCACCAGGTCTGGGCCAAGGTGGGCGCGAGCGTGGCGGCCGGGCAATACGAGCTGCCGGACTCGGAGTTCAACGGCTGCTTCCTGTTCATGGATGTCAAGGGCTTCACCTCCTACAGCGAGGAGCACGGCCCCTCCGAGGTGGTCGCGGCCTTGAACGGGATATTCAAACCCGCGACCGAGACCATCTATTCCTGCGGCGGGGACGTGGACAAGTTCATCGGGGACTGCATCTTCGCGGTATTCCCCACGCCGCAGGAGGCCCTGACCGCGGGGCGCAGGCTGCTGGAGCTCTTCAGCGGCCTCAAGGCCAAGGGCAGCCCCTTCACGGTGCGCATCGGCATCAACAGCGGCCGGGCCGTGCGCGCCAACGTGGGCTCGCCGGACCGGCGGGAGTACACCTTCATCGGCGACGCGGTCAACACGGCCCAGCGGCTGGAGTCGAACTGCACGCCGGGCAAGCTGCTGGTCTGCGAGGAGCTCTACAAGCTGGGGACCGCGAAGTTCTCGGCCGTCGAGCGCAGGGAGATCAAGGCCAAGGGCAAGAAGAACGCGGTCGTGGCCTACGAGCTGTCACTGTGAGATTCAGCGCAGGTCCATGTAGGGCTGGTTGAGGCGGCGGACCTCGGCGCCTTCCGGCACGATGTCGTAGACGGACTTCCCCGCCGCTTCCAGGATATCGTGGACGGAACGGTAGGCCTGCTCAGCGACGGGCCCGAATCCCGTGATGTCGGCCACGGCCAGAAGATCCTTCTCTCCCTCGGCGCTGCCGGCCAAGCCCTGGAGCGCCTTGAGGAGGGCGTCGCGCTTCTCCGGCCGCAGGCCTTTGCGCAAGACGAAGGGCTCGTTGGGCACGGTCCCGGTCATGGCCAGGACGCGCAGGTCCTTGCGTTTCAAGGCCCGGTGCCCGTAAGTGGCGATGGCCGCGACTTCCCCCCTGACCAAAGCCTCCATGGCCTTGTCATGGCTGCCCAGGAACTTGGCTTCGACCTGGACTCCCTCCTTGTGGAGGAACTGGGCGGGCAGCAAGAAGCCGCTGACCGAATAGGGGTCCACGAAGCCGAACTTCCCGCCGTCGAGGTCGGAGACCTTCTGAGCCGTGCTCTTGGCCATGACCAGGATGACCCCGTCGAACTGGGTCTCGCCCTTGCCGCGCAGGGCCTGCAGGCCGGCCGCTACGCCGTACTCCTCGCGGGCCAGGAGGAACTCCTCCAGGGTCAGGATGCCCGCGTCAGCCTTGCGCGTGCCCAACTGTTCGATGGCGTCCAGCGGCGAAGCTGCGACTCGCGCTTCCACCGACAGGCCGGAGGCGTCGGAGAGTCGTCCGGCGATGGCGCCCAGAGAGTCCATTGACGCCGGCGCGTGCGCGGGCGAGAGTAGCACCACCAAGGGATGCTGGGCCGTGCCTATGGACGATTCGCTGCGGCCGACGCATGCGGAAAGGCCCGCTGCCAGGGCGAGTGCGATGGAGAGCTGCTTCATGGTCTGTCGCATTTTATTTTTCCTCATAGGAAGTAGTCGAAGTCCCTTTCCGTCCTCACGTAGCGGCGCAGCTTGAAGACGTGCGCCGGCATCCCGTGCGGGTCGAGCTCCACGTAGTTGCGCGGCCCGCGCCAGAGATAATGCCGCTCGGCCAGCAGGTCGTGCATCTGATACGGCTTGTCCGCGGCCAGGCCGAACTCTCCCAGCGGCAGTTCCACCCAGCCCGCCTGCTTGTGGTTCGGGTCGAGGTTCACGATCACCAGGACCATGTTCTCGCCGGCCTGCTTCGTGTAGCAGATGATCTGCTCGTTGTCGCAGCGCAGGAAGCGCAGGCTCGAGTCGTTCTGCAGGGCCGGGTTCTCGCGCCGGATGCGGTTGACCCGCGCGATGTGGGCGCGCAGACTGTCCTTGCGCTCCAGAGGCCAGTGCTTGAGCTCGTATTTCTCCGAGTCCTTGTACTCCTCATGGCCGGGCTCGCGCGGGGTGCTTTCGCAGAGCTCGAAAGCCGGCCCGTAGATCCCGTAGCTCGCGCCCAAGGTCGCGGCCAGCACGTGCCGGACCAAAAAGGCCGGCTTGCCCCCGAACTGCAGGTACTCGGTCAGGATGTCCGGCGTGTTGGGCCAGAGGTTGGGCCGCAGGAATTCCTTGACCCCGGTATGGGTCAGCTCATGGAAATAGCTCTCCAACTCCCACTTCGAGTTGCGCCAGGGGAAGTAGTTGTAGGACTGCGAAAAGCCCGCCTTGGCCAGCCGCGCCATCACCTTGGGCCGGGTGAAGGCCTCGGCCAGGAAGATCAGTCCCGGGTCCTTGCGGCGCAGATCGTCGATGAGCCACTCCCACAGGCCGAAGGGCTTGGTGTGCGGGTTGTCCACCCGGAAGATGCGCACCCCCTGCGCCATCCAGAACTCGAAGATGCTCTTGGTCTCTTCCCAGAGCGGCTTGAAGTCCTTG is a genomic window of Elusimicrobiota bacterium containing:
- a CDS encoding PhnD/SsuA/transferrin family substrate-binding protein, giving the protein MRQTMKQLSIALALAAGLSACVGRSESSIGTAQHPLVVLLSPAHAPASMDSLGAIAGRLSDASGLSVEARVAASPLDAIEQLGTRKADAGILTLEEFLLAREEYGVAAGLQALRGKGETQFDGVILVMAKSTAQKVSDLDGGKFGFVDPYSVSGFLLPAQFLHKEGVQVEAKFLGSHDKAMEALVRGEVAAIATYGHRALKRKDLRVLAMTGTVPNEPFVLRKGLRPEKRDALLKALQGLAGSAEGEKDLLAVADITGFGPVAEQAYRSVHDILEAAGKSVYDIVPEGAEVRRLNQPYMDLR
- the trmD gene encoding tRNA (guanosine(37)-N1)-methyltransferase TrmD, with amino-acid sequence MRIDVVTLFPEMFEPVLGASIVGRARARGLLELGTVNPRDFAPDRHRTVDDRPFGGGAGMVLKAEPLYRAIESVRRPGSRVVYLSPQGRRFDAAAARRLAREKHLVLVCGHYEGVDERVLRCCDEELSVGDFVLTGGELPAMMVADAVARLICGVLKKEDATLKESFEAGLLEHPHYTRPRVWKGRKVPEALLSGDHRIC
- a CDS encoding YraN family protein — encoded protein: MSREAGARAERLAEEFLRGRGMRILARNFRTRFGEIDLVAQDGETVVFVEVRSRSSDAFGSPQETVTAAKRRRIIRTAQAYAQSRRLDAPLRFDVVALSPQGTLHIPAAFDATGYA
- a CDS encoding DUF481 domain-containing protein, which codes for MIRRSRCLFAVASALFAFALGPAPSRAQNYARTDDLRTRPPELWFPWQEYGLDLRAGGGYLQGNVRSNSFSGGAEFTAKLARDHQVFLEAAEDYARFGDNIVLDKTKGSVLYAYSVQPRWNLFALSTQARNRFLQVRYRTMNGGGVCYHSFLPGFDHILASYAVTPDYEAFNSGLIRQTVRSQARLNFAFPVSPFAKVGADFIYMPSFSEFANYVIYSETYLQLKVTKDRLSFKIAFIDEYDSRPFAGIQKNDRTLNYSLLMHFGR
- a CDS encoding glycogen/starch synthase, which encodes MNSLRVALCAWEIGRLRSGFGTKVGGLGGVMEELPAELVKAAARQGLRLEIELLSPCFAHYDRSRLKKLALRPAARIEGTSFEFEVYEHVFMEPGAVRSLYFWDPGQLGWTGARAVYPNDPWMMMKLCAAVSQAMAGYIRQGDFQTVHLHDSHVGLVPLYLGDEYLKDVPVHLTLHNASHQGVCHILGGGYETLDRLDLPGAKLFHEYFDYFDGLNAAKACMLKVHKTGGRVTTVSGDLDGTWGYAAELRESYDSLRRRAWRQKGAPPVDIFHPNRGLDLFEKIPVAGITNGLAAKNWPQHMPELRCAHLRALQERSPAPIFSDPGVRAELLSRDHDFDADRLERKQELRRLLYREAFGHDIWGYPALFCAVGRMSEQKNFRAIAAVVERTLDFDPQSRFVVLASADDGEKGVESWFFSLARRHKGRVYFNNTFNQPLSKLILAGSDFVLIPSRFEPCGLVDYEAALLGTLPVVRAVGGLTKVRHCGYLYDWLDVGDFDGECNAFFGSIQDALRVFRQDYPGHVRRMRAAMATDASWDSSAARYVELYRYGLLARRWRRGQSIAGFMKELGEDRGLFRRFLAPGRGEFADPRDLALRQALDGGS
- a CDS encoding ribonuclease HII, producing the protein MAACAGHRFDATLRASRRAGWLIGVDEAGRGPWAGPVVVAAVRLGAKVPRELLAARDSKLLSPSRRETLSRAIRARAEAVSVAWSQPREIERSNILAATLGAMRRAALRAAAKVPAGRCLVVVDGNRPIPHLPLEQVAVVDGDRLSLAVSCASIVAKVVRDRWMRRLDRRYPGYGLARHKGYGTAEHREALARLGPARVHRYTFAPVRESLPA
- a CDS encoding KH domain-containing protein, whose protein sequence is MKDLAQFLVKNLADHPDQASVQDSESDGTVTLKLVVAEEDKGKIIGKKGKVIKAIRSLVGAAGAKAQKKTVVDID
- a CDS encoding FIST C-terminal domain-containing protein — its product is MDIGIGVSMDSDSAQAAAEAVAQAKKTVPKPDLAVAFGSIHLDHQKLHGALCQELDGSMLMGGSCYAQMTNAGVSKEGLAVLLLSLDGARVRFSMQDMGADLRETGRALARGLPAAPPSPSPSRPLALAFAGITTGREHEMLLGVNDVIGPAPIFGGLCCGDYDLGMSHPDFWTNYQYAGARLTKKTARLALLDLPQEGFRTAFGFAHGWQPVGPAVELSSCEDGKVYEVGGVPVFDYYRQFLGRDQSDAFFELMVQRYGFSVLVEGDRRSRIKLPVACDFKEGCISYFPVEDLQGRKAQLTLASRNGLLGGARESAEGCLRALGGQRPDLVFVVSCCSRSAILHSRTQRELEVIQSVFGRDVPVFGYYSGGEFGPCLNRYEDIVDPAQPLSGSQYHTTTVCIMALKGPQPARASIPSPAALSRGSGDEAAGLRRLLAQSEEIHDDSEKFLANLSRKSYLDGESLRQQNEVIHRYTPHQVWAKVGASVAAGQYELPDSEFNGCFLFMDVKGFTSYSEEHGPSEVVAALNGIFKPATETIYSCGGDVDKFIGDCIFAVFPTPQEALTAGRRLLELFSGLKAKGSPFTVRIGINSGRAVRANVGSPDRREYTFIGDAVNTAQRLESNCTPGKLLVCEELYKLGTAKFSAVERREIKAKGKKNAVVAYELSL